The genomic stretch ATACCTAACGAAGAAAAAACACCATAAATAAGTGTGATCAACACCGCAAATGATAGCCTGTTGGTTAATTATAAGAAATATTATTCTCTTTATTCTTAAATATTCATTCAGATAAGAAAAAATATTCTCCACATACAAGCGTACAGTAACCTTATCAACGTAAAGAAGCGTCAACCAACGTCTATTAACGTCAAATTACCTGTTGCTGCAGTTATTTGTCAGCACCGATGAGGGATAGCGAATGAATAACCAATGGCAACAATATAAGCAACTACTTAATACGTTTGTAAAACCTGCGTTAGGTTGTACCGAACCGATCTCGGCCGCGTATGCATCCGCTGTTGCGGCGAATATGCTACCTGCAACGCCAGAAAAAATTACCGTTCACGTTTCTGATAACCTATATAAAAATTCAATGGGCGTGTTTGTACCCGGGACCGGGAAGATTGGTTTAGCTATTGCAGCAGCAGTAGGGGCGATTGCAGGTGTTCCAGAGGCTGGTTTAGAAGTATTAGCGCAAATAACACCACAGCAAGTAACTCAAGCACAAGCCTTGATCGATACCGGTAATGTTATTGTTAAGCGTACCGATTCAAAAGAGTTTATTTATTGCCATGTCGAAGCACAATGTCGAGATTATATTGCCGTCGTCGAAATCAGTGGTGGTCATACGCAAATAACGAAGACAACATTAAACGGTAAACTGGTATTCAGTAATAACAGCTGCTCAGCCCAAAGCGCTAGCAATATCACGGATAACCTCGATATCAGCATTCAAGGTATTTATGATTATGCAATGGGCGCTGAATTTGCCGATATCGCCTTTATTCTAGAAGCAGCGACATTAAATTCAAATTTAGCAGATGAAGGCCTCGCGCATGCTTACGGGCTACAGGTCGGTCGCACCATAGATAAAAATATCCAGAACGGTTTTATGACTGCCGATCTCAACAATACCATTATTATGCGTACTGCAGCGGCATCAGACGCGCGTATGGGTGGTGCAATATTACCAGCTATGAGTAATTATGGCAGCGGTAATCAAGGTATTGCAGCAACCGTGCCAGTCGAAATGATTGCCAAGCATTATAAAGCCAGTGACGAACAACTCGCCCGTGCGCTTATTTTGAGTCATCTCGGTGCTATTTATATTAAACAACACTACCCACCGCTATCCGCTTTCTGTGGTAATACAGTAACCAGTGCTTCAGCAGCAATGGCAATGGTTTACCTTGCGGGCGGACATTATGAACAGTCATGTTATGCCATCCAAAACGTATTAAGCGATTGCTCAGGCATGGTATGTGATGGCGCAAAATCGACTTGTGCGATGAAAGTAAAAACTTCAACGAGCAGTGCCGTTACCGCCTTTATGCTTGCAATGAATGATACCCAGGCATTTGACCAAGGGATTATTGCACAGGACATCGAAAGCAGTATTCGTAATATAGGCATGCTAGTGACCGATGGCATGATAAATACAGATGCTACTATTATTAACATTATGTCAGCTTAGTACTGATTTTTAACGTAATAGTTATCACCTTAGTTGTACACACCGTACAGCTAACTACGTCGTATTAAGTTACCGCTAACTTAAGTGTTATAATTGCCAATATTTATAAAAAAAGCGCGCTTGTCAGCATATAAACCTATATAATTCGGGCGACTCCCAGCGTCACAATATCAAAATAACTTTTTATTTCATTAGAATGTTTTATTAGGAATGGCAATGCACAACCTCTCTCCAAGATCGTACCGACTCCCTCTCCAAAATAAGTTGGTAGGCCTGTCAGTCATGATCATCATTGGGATCGTTGCCTTCGTATTGTTTTTTTATCACTCCTTTTCGACCAGTTTGGAAGAAGAAAAAAAAGCGCAATCTAAAAATTTCATTGAATCTGCTCTTGGTATTATTCAACATTTTCATCAATTAGAATTATCTCATAAATTAACCACAACCGATGCTCAGAAAATGGCGATGCGCACGCTTGAGTCTGCAACCTACGGTGACGATGGTTATTTTTGGATCAATGATAGCCAAGGCAAGATCCTAGTGCAGCCTTACATGCCAAACCTCGTCGGCCTTAACATGACAAACTGGGCAGACAGCACTGGTAAGTATATTTTTAAAGAGTTTGCTCGAGAAGCTAAAAATGGTGGTGGTTGGGTGTCTTATACCTGGCCTAAACACAATTCTGCCACTGAATATCCGAAAATGTCGTATGTCGCCCACTACCCTGCCTGGGATTGGTTCATTGGCACAGGCTTATATTTAGATGATATGAAAACAAACATCTTCTGGGCAGTATTCAGAACCACTGGCGTATTACTGTTTGGCTTCCTTATTTTCATTTTTACGACATTTATCATTGTTAACTATTTTGTGCATCAATTAAGTGAACTGTCAGTACGCGACGCGCTCACCAATTTATATACCAAACGATTTTTAAAAGAAATATCACCAGCGCTGCTTAATCACAACAAGCTAACGGATCATCATTTAACCGTCATATTTATCGACCTTGATCACTTCAAATCAATCAACGATATCCATGGTCATGACAACGGTGATAAAGTCATTAAACAAGTAGCAAATGTGATGGTTCACAATGCGAAAAAAAGTGATTACTGTATGCGCTACGGCGGTGAAGAGTTTGTTTTAATTGGTTTTTTCAAAAATGAAATTGACGCTATCGATATGGCTGAAATGATCCGCCATCAAGTATCTGAAATATCTTTTAAAAATGACGAATATGAGTTTAATGTCACATTAAGTGCTGGTATTGCACTACATAATAATCAATCCGATGATAGTTTTGAAAAAACATTAAAACGAGCAGACGTAAAACTGTACGAAGCTAAAATTGCAGGTCGAGATCGCGTCGTACTTTAATTATGCAACACATTAAATCTATACCTAGATATATCGTTTGCGGTATTTTTTCTCTAAATGATATATTCATCATCTGTTAGCATGAATATGATGTCTCTCATCTAAATGACAACACGGTGTCCTGATGGCGAATATTACAACTCAACCATACCGCCTACCGCTCCAAAATAAATTGTTTGGCTTGTCTGCAGTTATTTTTGCAGGGCTCATTGCTTTTTTACTGTTCTTTTACATGTCTTTTTCTAACAGTTTAGAAAAAGAAAAAAAAGCACAATCAAAGCACCTTACTGAATCAGCATCTGGGATGGTCAGCTATTTTCATGAGCTGAGTTTAACAGGTCAACTCTCTGATGACGTCGCCAAAAAATACGCTATGGAAGCACTTAAAGAGTCGACCTACAGCAATAATGGCTACTTTTGGATCAGTACGCTCGACGGTAAAATACTGTTACAACCCTATAAACCGGAACTGGTTGGGATGAGCTTATTAGATTGGCAATACACTGATGGCAGCTACCCTTTTCGTGATATAGAGCGAGATGAACGTAAAAATGGTGGTTGGGTTAACTACCTTTGGTCTAAGAATGATTCATTAGAACAGTTCCCTAAAATCGGCTATGTACTCTACTTTGAACCTTGGGATTGGCTTGTGGGTACTGGTATTTATATTGATGATATGGAAAAGAATGTATTTTGGACGGTAGCAAAAGCGTCCGGTATGTTACTTTTTGGTTTTGTGTTGTTTATTAGCTCGGCAATTATCACGATCAACTATTTTGTCAATCAACTATCAGAACAATCTGTACGTGACTCACTCACAAAGCTCTATACCAAGCGTTTTCTAGAAGAAGTCATTCCTGGTATGTTAGAGAACGAGAAACGTCATAACAGAGCACTCGCTGTGATATTTTTAGATATCGACCATTTTAAGAAAATCAATGATACTTATGGCCATCATTGTGGTGACAAAGTGCTGCAAAAAATCGCCAACGTCATGATGGAATGTACTCGTACTGGCGATTACTGCATCCGCTACGGTGGTGAAGAGTTTGTCATTATCGGTCCTTGTGATGATAATAAAAATGTTATCGCTGTCGCTGAACGTATCAGAAAGAGCGTTGCTAATTTAGCTTTTAACCATGATGGCATTGAATTTACGGTCACGTTAAGTGCTGGTATTGCGCTGCATGAGCATCACAACACTTCATTTGATGAAACACTCATCAATGCCGACATGAAGTTATATTACGCCAAAGAAAACGGTAGAAACAGAGTGGCATTTTAGCTCTCACGTAAGATAATCATAATTAGCCTTGTTAATTTACCTTAACAGGGCTAAAATTTGCCAATCGTTATGTAGTAAGCTATATAACGATAATTAATAGTCACTCCCGCATAATAACAATAGAAATAAAAAATAGAGGTTGTTAATGCCACCAAGATACCGTCATAGATTCAAGCATCTCGCAACCCTCCTGTTATTCATGTTTAGCAGTTGCGTATTCGCTGGCGAACGCGTCACCGTTTTTGCCGCTGCGTCATTAACCAATGCGTTAACGGAAGTAGGCAACACGTTTAAAACGGACAACATGGTAAATCCAACCAAGATAGACCCGGTATTTGTGTTCGCATCGTCATCAACCTTAGCAAGGCAAATAGCCCAAGGTGCGCCAGCTCAACTTTATTTATCAGCAAATCAAAAATGGATGGATTACTTGGTTGAGCAAAAATCGGTAGCCGCAAAATCGAGAGTGACTTTGTTACGCAACTCATTAGTGCTCATCGCCCCCAATACAAGTCCTATTGATAACATCGTATTAAACAAACAGTGGAATATAGCCCAAGCTGTGGGAGATAGCCGCATTGCAGTCGGCGATCCCGATCATGTCCCTGCTGGTCGTTACGCAAAACAAGCGTTAGAAAATTTAGATTTATGGCCGCAAGCAATATCGCTATTAGCACGTGCGAATAACGTGCGCGGCGCATTAGCGTTGGTAGAGCGTGGTGAGTCGCCTTTTGGTATTGTTTATGCGACGGATGCGCAAATAGCTAAAAAAGTAAAAGTCGTCTCAGCCTTTCCTAACAGCAGCCATAAGCCCATCGAATACCCATTAGTTCTGGTTGAAAGTACGCCCTCAGCTGCAACATCGGCATTTTATCAATACTTGCAATCTGACGTTGCGCAGGCAATATTTGTTAAATACGGTTTTAAGGTTGATTCTGTTTAAGGTCTGTCTGTTTAAGGTCTGTCTATTTAAGGACTATCCATTTAAGGTAAGTGACTTTGTTAAGTGATTATGAAATTGCAGCGCTGCTGCTGAGTCTAAAAGTATCCAGTGTCGCAGTGTTATTCAGCCTGCCTTTTGGCATCGTATGCGCGTGGATATTAGCCCGTTGTGAATTTCCCGGAAAGTCGCTATTTGATAGCCTCATCCACTTACCGCTAGTCCTACCACCAGTGGTCATAGGTTACATATTATTAATATCGATGGGGCGTCAAGGTAGTATCGGCGCGGTACTTTATGACTGGTTTGGTTGGAGTTTCAGCTTCAGTTGGCGTGGCGCTGCATTAGCCGCCGCGATAGTGTCATTTCCACTCATGGTACGTGCTATACGCTTGTCATTTGAAAGTGTCGACATTCGCTTAGAACAAGCTGCACGTACGCTTGGTAGTAATCGCTTACGCGTCTTTTTCACCATCACCTTACCGTTGACTTTACCTGGTATTGTTTCTGGCATGGTATTAGCTTTTGCCCGTAGTTTAGGCGAGTTTGGATCAACCATCACTTTTGTGTCTAATATACCCGGTGAAACACGCACTATCCCACTCGCCATGTACTCTTTTATTCAAACCCCAGGCGCAGAGCACGAAGCCGCACGCCTGTGTGTCATCGCTATTATCATTGCCGTATTATCCTTAACTGCATCACAGTGGTTAGCCAAAAAAGCCCAACAGCGAGTCGCGTCATAATGCTAACGATTGATATAAACAAACAGCTTGGTGATTTAGACTTGCGAGTGAATGCGCAAATTCCAATGCAAGGTATCTGTGCTGTGTTTGGACGTTCTGGTGCGGGTAAAACCTCGTTAGTCAATATCCTCGGCGGCCTATCAACTCCAGATAATGGCCACCTGACGTTAGGGGATACCCACCTTTATCATCATCAACAGCGGATCAGCCTACCACCTGAACGCCGTCGTATCGGTTATGTGTTTCAAGAAGCACGGTTATTCCCTCACTACAGCGTACGCGGTAATCTCAATTACGGTAATAAAGATAAAGACCAGATTCATTTTGATACTGTGGTGAAGTTACTTGGCTTAGATGAATTGCTAAACCGTTATCCATCAACCCTTTCTGGTGGTGAAA from Moritella marina ATCC 15381 encodes the following:
- a CDS encoding diguanylate cyclase, with protein sequence MANITTQPYRLPLQNKLFGLSAVIFAGLIAFLLFFYMSFSNSLEKEKKAQSKHLTESASGMVSYFHELSLTGQLSDDVAKKYAMEALKESTYSNNGYFWISTLDGKILLQPYKPELVGMSLLDWQYTDGSYPFRDIERDERKNGGWVNYLWSKNDSLEQFPKIGYVLYFEPWDWLVGTGIYIDDMEKNVFWTVAKASGMLLFGFVLFISSAIITINYFVNQLSEQSVRDSLTKLYTKRFLEEVIPGMLENEKRHNRALAVIFLDIDHFKKINDTYGHHCGDKVLQKIANVMMECTRTGDYCIRYGGEEFVIIGPCDDNKNVIAVAERIRKSVANLAFNHDGIEFTVTLSAGIALHEHHNTSFDETLINADMKLYYAKENGRNRVAF
- a CDS encoding cache domain-containing protein yields the protein MIIIGIVAFVLFFYHSFSTSLEEEKKAQSKNFIESALGIIQHFHQLELSHKLTTTDAQKMAMRTLESATYGDDGYFWINDSQGKILVQPYMPNLVGLNMTNWADSTGKYIFKEFAREAKNGGGWVSYTWPKHNSATEYPKMSYVAHYPAWDWFIGTGLYLDDMKTNIFWAVFRTTGVLLFGFLIFIFTTFIIVNYFVHQLSELSVRDALTNLYTKRFLKEISPALLNHNKLTDHHLTVIFIDLDHFKSINDIHGHDNGDKVIKQVANVMVHNAKKSDYCMRYGGEEFVLIGFFKNEIDAIDMAEMIRHQVSEISFKNDEYEFNVTLSAGIALHNNQSDDSFEKTLKRADVKLYEAKIAGRDRVVL
- the modB gene encoding molybdate ABC transporter permease subunit, giving the protein MLSDYEIAALLLSLKVSSVAVLFSLPFGIVCAWILARCEFPGKSLFDSLIHLPLVLPPVVIGYILLISMGRQGSIGAVLYDWFGWSFSFSWRGAALAAAIVSFPLMVRAIRLSFESVDIRLEQAARTLGSNRLRVFFTITLPLTLPGIVSGMVLAFARSLGEFGSTITFVSNIPGETRTIPLAMYSFIQTPGAEHEAARLCVIAIIIAVLSLTASQWLAKKAQQRVAS
- a CDS encoding serine dehydratase subunit alpha family protein, whose product is MNNQWQQYKQLLNTFVKPALGCTEPISAAYASAVAANMLPATPEKITVHVSDNLYKNSMGVFVPGTGKIGLAIAAAVGAIAGVPEAGLEVLAQITPQQVTQAQALIDTGNVIVKRTDSKEFIYCHVEAQCRDYIAVVEISGGHTQITKTTLNGKLVFSNNSCSAQSASNITDNLDISIQGIYDYAMGAEFADIAFILEAATLNSNLADEGLAHAYGLQVGRTIDKNIQNGFMTADLNNTIIMRTAAASDARMGGAILPAMSNYGSGNQGIAATVPVEMIAKHYKASDEQLARALILSHLGAIYIKQHYPPLSAFCGNTVTSASAAMAMVYLAGGHYEQSCYAIQNVLSDCSGMVCDGAKSTCAMKVKTSTSSAVTAFMLAMNDTQAFDQGIIAQDIESSIRNIGMLVTDGMINTDATIINIMSA
- the modA gene encoding molybdate ABC transporter substrate-binding protein, producing MPPRYRHRFKHLATLLLFMFSSCVFAGERVTVFAAASLTNALTEVGNTFKTDNMVNPTKIDPVFVFASSSTLARQIAQGAPAQLYLSANQKWMDYLVEQKSVAAKSRVTLLRNSLVLIAPNTSPIDNIVLNKQWNIAQAVGDSRIAVGDPDHVPAGRYAKQALENLDLWPQAISLLARANNVRGALALVERGESPFGIVYATDAQIAKKVKVVSAFPNSSHKPIEYPLVLVESTPSAATSAFYQYLQSDVAQAIFVKYGFKVDSV